The proteins below are encoded in one region of Aspergillus nidulans FGSC A4 chromosome III:
- a CDS encoding F0F1 ATP synthase subunit alpha (transcript_id=CADANIAT00005299) — protein sequence MPENYLIMSKSTWQSLNRLATATLIPRRGRSTSNPTSSLAILWKQPFSSGRCVKCPSGEISSLLEQRIRGLKGSPNLAESGHVLSVCDGIVRARGLTNVQAEELVEFESGVKGMCMNLESNHVGIVLFGSDRLVKQSEPVWRTGEIVDVPVGPKMLGRVVDALGNPIDGKGPIETTERSRAQIKAPGILPRRSVNQPVQTGLKAIDAMVPIGRGQRELIIGDRQTGKTAIALDTILNQKIWNKSDDESKKLYCVYVAVGQKRSTVAQLVKTLEENDAMKYSIVVAATASEAAPLQYIAPFAGCAMGEWFRDHGRHAIIIYDDLSKHAVAYRQMSLLLRRPPGREAYPGDVFYLHSRLLERAAKLNDKHGGGSLTALPIIETQGGDVSAYIPTNVISITDGQIYLESELFNRGIRPAINVGLSVSRVGSAAQVRAMKQVAGSLKLYLAQYREIAAFSQFGSDLDAATKQTLRRGEHLTELLKQKQYAPMAVNEMVPLLYAGINGLIDRIPIGQIQSWEADVLAHFKSYEPEVLAQIEKDGKLSHDLEARIKEIIIAFNAAFL from the coding sequence ATGCCTGAAAACTATTTAATAATGTCCAAATCCACTTGGCAATCCCTTAATCGCCTAGCCACTGCTACTCTGATTCCCAGAAGAGGCAGATCAACTTCTAACCCTACCAGCTCACTGGCCATTCTCTGGAAGCAGCCATTCTCATCTGGCCGTTGTGTCAAATGCCCATCCGGTGAAATATCCTCACTGCTTGAGCAGAGGATACGTGGGCTCAAAGGGTCACCTAACCTTGCCGAGTCTGGCCATGTCTTGTCTGTCTGTGATGGAATTGTTCGCGCGCGTGGTTTGACGAACgttcaagctgaagaacttgtTGAATTTGAATCTGGAGTAAAGGGGATGTGTATGAACCTGGAGTCCAATCATGTTGGTATTGTGCTTTTTGGTTCCGATCGTCTTGTTAAACAGAGTGAGCCTGTCTGGCGGACTGGCGAAATTGTGGATGTTCCTGTTGGTCCTAAGATGTTAGGACGTGTGGTTGATGCACTGGGTAACCCTATTGACGGCAAGGGACCCATCGAGACTACCGAAAGAAGTCGTGCCCAAATCAAGGCTCCTGGTATTTTGCCTCGCCGTTCCGTCAACCAACCTGTCCAAACTGGCCTAAAGGCTATCGATGCCATGGTGCCTATTGGCAGAGGCCAACGTGAACTGATCATTGGCGATCGACAGACTGGAAAGACTGCTATCGCCCTGGACACAATTTTGAATCAAAAAATATGGAACAAGTCGGATGACGAATCAAAGAAGTTGTACTGTGTTTACGTGGCCGTTGGACAGAAGCGGTCCACAGTAGCTCAGTTAGTCAAGaccctggaagagaacgATGCTATGAAATATTCCATTGTCGTGGCTGCTACGGcatctgaagctgctcctcTGCAATACATTGCTCCTTTTGCCGGTTGTGCAATGGGGGAGTGGTTCCGAGACCATGGTCGGCACGCCATTATTATCTATGATGATCTGTCAAAGCATGCAGTTGCCTATCGTCAGATGTCGCTGTTACTTCGTCGCCCCCCTGGACGTGAAGCTTACCCCGGGGATGTTTTTTACCTCCATTCTCGCCTCTTAGAACGTGCAGCAAAGCTGAATGATAAACATGGTGGCGGCTCACTCACTGCTCTTCCTATTATCGAGACACAGGGCGGCGATGTGTCGGCTTATATTCCCACGAACGTTATTTCTATTACGGATGGTCAGATATATCTAGAATCTGAACTTTTCAACAGAGGCATCCGCCCTGCGATTAACGTTGGACTGTCCGTTTCTCGGGTTGGCTCTGCGGCTCAGGTTAGAGCTATGAAACAGGTCGCTGGCTCACTCAAGCTCTATTTAGCGCAGTACCGCGAGATCGCTGCGTTTTCTCAATTCGGATCAGATCTTGATGCTGCCACGAAGCAAACTCTCAGACGGGGTGAGCATCTGACAGAGCTCTTAAAGCAAAAGCAGTACGCTCCAATGGCTGTGAATGAGATGGTGCCCTTGCTATATGCTGGAATCAATGGTCTTATCGACAGAATACCAATTGGCCAAATCCAAAGCTGGGAAGCTGACGTCCTCGCCCATTTCAAAAGCTATGAACCTGAGGTGCTCGCCCAAATCGAAAAGGATGGCAAACTAAGCCATGACCTAGAAGCTCGAATCAAGGAAATAATTATAGCATTCAATGCAGCCTTCCTATGA
- a CDS encoding V-type ATPase subunit a family protein (transcript_id=CADANIAT00005301), with amino-acid sequence MGPKDTFFRSVDMSLIQLYIANENGREVVRALGELGQVQFKDLNQDTNALRRTFTGEISRLDNVERQLRYFRSQLDKASILIPTLSEYSDTMADNLTLEIDELAEHIGCLEQQISFLNDTYETIMQRVLELTEWRWVLLEAGRYFDHAHGPREEIRQSLNNNETPSLHDVEQQAGLGNDTLGQRGFQAMSIGIIAGVIPRVRMGLLQRILWRTLRGNLYMNQSDIPEPIIDPTSNEEILKNVFIILGHGKDIMVRIRSISKSLGASLYSFDKDCRLRMRRMHDVSIRRNDVRNVVQKIKFKLHAKLTQVAPALAAWVTIIKKEKAIYGTLNEFSYDQARSIHVAEAWCPTSSLPLIKTTLGDINGRAGVTVPTIVNQIWTNKTPPTFVRTNKFTKCFQTIVDAYGIPKYSESNPGLYMVVTFPFIFAVMFGDFGHGALITMVATVLIYWETKLGSTKLEEMIEMAFLGRYIMLMMGLFSMYTGLIYCDIFSRSFTIFQSQWKWPDNIRQGQTVKASLRDGYRFPFGVDWNWHDAENTLLFTNSLKMKMSILIGWAHMTYALCLQYANARHFQCKADILGNFIPQMIFFQSIFGYLAFAIIYKWSIDWECRGQSPPSLLNMLISYFLSPGEVQEQLYPGQAVVQVILLLLAVTQIPIMLLFKPFYLRWEYNRATTSMSRTASGRPPPAAANQTGRLTSLALQSSRFAQPRESRLPFRWKLKLARIYSAAWTWSGGWDMGRAAVVARYYCSRVPIRATGCIARGGHIVLAMALYAYRNQTRIAR; translated from the exons ATGGGCCCCAAGGATACTTTCTTCCGCTCGGTAGATATGAGCTTAATCCAGCTCTATATCGCCAACGAAAACGGACGTGAAGTTGTCAGGGCTCTAGGTGAACTTGGTCAAGTCCAGTTTAAGGAT CTCAACCAGGATACGAATGCCCTCAGAAGAACTTTCACTGGAGAGATTTCCCGCCTGGATAATGTGGAGAGGCAACTGC GCTACTTTCGTTCCCAGCTGGACAAAGCATCTATTTTGATACCAACTTTATCTGAATACTCCGACACAATGGCAGATAACTTGACATTGGAGATCGACGAGCTTGCCGAACACATTGGGTGTCTAGAGCAGCAAATTTCTTTTCTGAACGATACCTACGAGACCATAATGCAGCGTGTGTTGGAGCTGACCGAATGGCGCTGGGTGCTATTAGAGGCTGGCAGATACTTTGACCATGCTCACGGCCCAAGGGAAGAGATTCGCCAGTCGCTTAATAATAATGAAACGCCTTCCCTTCACGACGTTGAACAACAGGCTGGCCTGGGTAATGATACTCTGGGGCAGCGGGGATTCCAGGCTATGAGCATTGGGATCATTGCTGGAGTTATACCACGAGTTAGGATGGGACTGTTACAACGCATCCTTTGGCGAACATTGCGTGGTAACCTTTACATGAATCAGTCTGATATCCCCGAACCTATTATCGATCCAACCAGCAATGAGGAGATCCTCAAGAATGTTTTTATAATCCTTGGGCATGGAAAAGACATTATGGTGAGGATCAGAAGTATTTCTAAATCCCTCGGTGCTTCTCTGTATAGCTTCGATAAGGACTGCCGGCTAAGGATGCGACGAATGCATGACGTGAGCATCCGGCGGAATGATGTGAGGAATGTGGTGCAAAAGATAAAATTCAAACTTCATGCAAAACTCACGCAGGTTGCCCCCGCTCTAGCGGCTTGGGTGACTAttatcaagaaggagaaggctaTTTACGGCACACTAAATGAATTTTCCTATGACCAGGCGAGGAGCATACACGTCGCGGAAGCATGGTGCCCTACCAGCTCCCTTCCATTGATCAAGACGACTTTGGGGGATATTAATGGCCGCGCCGGAGTGACCGTGCCCACCATTGTTAATCAGATCTGGACGAATAAGACACCGCCCACCTTTGTCAGAACGAATAAGTTCACCAAATGTTTCCAGACAATTGTCGACGCATATGGTATTCCAAAATATTCGGAATCCAATCCTGGATTATATATGGTTGTTACTTTCCCCTTCATTTTTGCTGTCATGTTTGGTGACTTTGGCCACGGTGCATTAATAACTATGGTTGCTACTGTTTTGATCTATTGGGAGACGAAGCTGGGAAGCACAAAGCTTGAAGAGATGATTGAGATGGCTTTCTTGGGTCGCTACATCATGCTGATGATGGGTTTATTCTCCATGTACACTGGTCTAATCTACTGTGATATTTTCTCTAGGTCGTTCACCATCTTTCAGAGCCAGTGGAAGTGGCCTGACAACATTCGGCAAGGCCAGACAGTCAAGGCCTCACTAAGGGACGGCTATCGTTTCCCGTTTGGAGTGGACTGGAACTGGCATGATGCCGAGAATACCCTCCTTTTCACTAACAGTTTGAAAATGAAGATGAGTATTCTCATAGGTTGGGCACAT ATGACATATGCCCTCTGCTTGCAATATGCCAACGCCCGGCATTTCCAGTGCAAGGCCGACATTTTAGGTAATTTTATCCCGCAAATGATTTTCTTTCAGTCAATTTTTGGCTACCTTGCCTTTGCGATTATCTATAAGTGGTCTATTGATTGGGAGTGTCGTGGCCAGTCCCCACCAAGTCTTCTGAATATGTTGATCTCTTATTTTTTGTCCCCTGGCGAGGTTCAAGAACAACTCTATCCCGGTCAGGCAGTCGTACAGGTTATCCTATTGTTGCTTGCTGTTACTCAAATACCTATCATGCTTTTGTTCAAGCCATTTTACCTCCGCTGGGAATACAACCGTGCCACAACGAGTATGAGTAG AACCGCATCTGGCCGtcctccgccagctgcaGCGAACCAAACCGGTCGCTTAACGAGTCTAGCCCTGCAGAGTAGTCGATTTGCGCAGCCGCGGGAGAGTAGACTTCCCTTTCGATGGAAGTTGAAGCTCGCTCGAATCTATTCTGCGGCATGGACGTGGAGCGGGGGGTGGGATATGGGTCGGGCTGCTGTGGTAGCTCGATACTATTGCTCACGAGTGCCGATTCGAGCGACTGGATGTATTGCTCGAGGCGGGCATATCGTTCTCGCGATGGCACTGTACGCTTATCGAAATCAAACTAGGATAGCGAGATAG
- a CDS encoding SBDS family protein (transcript_id=CADANIAT00005300), whose protein sequence is MTRGNTLQSKVFYKGRTEDFVIMVEDAAAVQKWRGDHSIPLAQVLDGWKIFTAQHGPQGIHNEASNATVENEFGTSNDNEAIAKILDQGEIQENINAERQGIRNESQGPRGIR, encoded by the exons ATGACCCGAGGGAACACACTACAATCCAAAGTTTTTTACAAAGGACGGACTGAAGACTTTGTCATAATGGttgaagatgctgctgctgtgcagaaATGGAGGGGGGATCATTCTATCCCACTAGCGCAGGTGCTCGACGGATGGAAGATATTCACTGCTCA ACATGGACCTCAAGGGATTCATAATGAAGCCAGCAATGCCACAGTTGAGAACGAGTTCGGAACATCCAACGATAACGAAGCTATCGCGAAAATTTTGGACCAAggcgagatccaggagaATATC AACGCTGAGCGACAGGGCATCAGGAATGAGTCGCAAGGCCCACGGGGGATTCGCTAA